The following nucleotide sequence is from Pelomicrobium methylotrophicum.
AACCGGCCGCCGCTCGGCTTTTTCCGGGACTTCGCGCTGGACGGTAGCGGCGAGCACCGCGACACCATCGACCTCAAGCTCAACGGCGCCACCCTGTTCGTGGACGCCGCCCGCATCCTCAGCCTGCAGACAGGGGTCCCGGCGACCAACACCGCGCAGCGGTTGCGCCTTTCAGCAGACAAGATGGGCATCGACCGGGACGAAGTCGAATCCTGGATCGAAGCGTTCTACTTCATCCAGCGGTTGCGGCTACGCAACCAGCACCAGCAGAATCTCCACGGCAAGCCGATGGGAAACAGGATCAACCCCTACGCCCTCAATCGGCTCGAACGTCACATCCTCAAGGAGGCATTCCGACAGGCAAAGGCCTTGCAGGCGCGCCTCGCCCTGGACTATCAAGTCGCTGGAAGCGGCTAGCCGCTAATGGGGATGACCATGATCGAGCTGGTAGCCCCGGCCATGAAAAGTGCGCACCGTGATTCCCGTGTTCTCGAGCTTCTTGCGCAGGCGGTGCACGTAAACCTCGATCGCGTTGAAAGTGACGCTGTCGTCGAAGCCGTAGAGCCGTTCCAGAAGCTGTTCCTTGCTCACGACCCGACCGAAGTGCTGGAGCAGAACCTCGAACACGCCGATCTCCCGGGGCGACAGGGGAAGCACTCTCCCGTTCACCTGCAGCGTCCGGGTGACCGCGTCGTAGCTCACCCCTTCCCTGAGCACCCGGGGCGCGGGGCCGTACTGGCTGCGCCGCAGCAGCGCCCGCACCCGGGCCAGGAATTCGTTCACGCTGAAGGGCTTGGCCAGGTAGTCGTCGGCGCCCAGGTCCAGCACGCGGGCTTTGTCGTCCGGGGCATCCCGGGCCGAGAGGACCAGCACAGGCGTGGCGTTCAGCCGCGCCCTGAGCCGTCGCAGCACCTCGAATCCGTCCACGGTGGGCAGCCCGAGGTCCAGGATCACCAAGTCGAACGTATGCCGTTTGAGCACCTGGTCGGCAGTCGCTCCGGTGCCGACCCGGTCTACCGCGTAGTTGGAGATTTTGAGGGCGAATTCGATCGCCTCCCCGAGCACGGCGTCATCTTCGACCACCAAGATTCTCACATGCTCCTCGACACTGGGTTCAAATCACGTTTCTCGCGAATCGGACCCGGATCTTTTTCCCCAAGCCGTGCCTTTCCCGAGATTTGCCTTTTCCTCAAGGCGTTGCTACTTTACACGTGGGCGTTATGCAGGTTCCCCGGCTTATAAGAAGAAGACGGAACCGCGCGTAAGGATTCTGTAAGCTATTCTAGCTTAGGATGCCAATAAAAAAACTGATCAGGCACTTCGCCTCAATTCAACCCCCCTGCATGCAAGAGGAGGACGCCCATGCAGCTCACCGAGAAACACCGGGAATACTGGCGCAAAAACCTGAGGATAACGGGGATCCTGTTATTCATCTGGTTTGTTGTAACTTACGTCATCGGCTGGTTCGCTAAGGAACTCGCCTCCATCACGATCCTCGGCTTCCCGTTCCCCTTCTACATGGGCGCCCAGGGATCGCTCATTATTTACGTGCTCATCATTTGGTATTACGCCCGCTACATGAACAAACTCGACCAAGAATACGGGGTTGCGGAAGGGGAGGAGTGACCGATGGCTATCTCGAGCCAAGCTCAATTTAACCAAGCGCTGAAGAAGTACTACAGCTTCTATACCGGCGGCTTTATTGCCTTCATCATCGCCCTGGCGATTCTGGAAGCCTTGGGCGTTCCGAACCGGGTCATCGGCTACATCTTCCTGTTCGCCACCATTGCGCTCTACGCTGGCATCGGCATCATGAGCCGCACGGCGGACGTGGCCGAGTACTACGTGGCCGGGCGGCGCGTGCCGGCCTTTTTCAACGGCATGGCCACCGGCGCCGACTGGATGTCGGCGGCGTCCTTCATCGGGATGGCCGGCAGCCTTTACCTGTTGGGCTACGATGGTCTGGCCTTCATCATGGGATGGACCGGCGGCTACGTGCTGGTGGCCCTGTTCATCGCGCCCTACCTGCGCAAGTTCGGCCAGTTCACCATCCCCGACTTCCTGGGGGCCCGTTACGGCGGTCATGTCCCGCGCCTGATCGGGGTCTTCGCCGCCATTCTGTGCTCGTTCACCTACGTGGTGGCCCAGGTGATGGGCGTGGGCATCATCACCAGCCGGTTCACGGGGTTGGAATTCGGCATCGGGGTGTTCGTCGGCCTGGCTGGCATCCTGGTATGCTCCTTCCTCGGGGGCATGCGGGCGGTGACCTGGACCCAGGTGGCCCAGTACATCATCCTGATCATCGCCTACCTGATTCCGCCCATCTGGTTGGCGGCGAAGCAGACCGGCGTGCCGGCCCCGTGGGTGGTCTACGGCTACCAGCTCCAGAAAGTGACCCAGCTGGAGGACAAGATCCTCGCCGATCCCAAGGAAAACGAAGTCCGGGATATCTTCAAGCAGAAGTCCGAGGCAGCCAAGGCGGCGCTGAAGGACCCCGCCAAGGCCTATGCGGACGGCAAAGCCGCGCTGGAGAAGCGGCTCGCCGACTTGAAGGCGGCCAACGCCCCGGCGGAGGAGATCGTCAAGGCCGAGGAAGCGCTCAAGAAGTACCCGGGCACCCTGGAGGCCGCCGTCGAGCAGTGGAAAAAGGACGAGAAGTTGGCAGCCCGGGCGGCGCCGCTCAAGCGCCACACCGAGATCTTCGCCGGCAAGGACGAGCAGGAGACCTCCCTCAAGCGGCGCAACTTCCTGGCCCTCATCCTCTGCCTCATGGTGGGCACCGCGGCCCTGCCCCACATCCTGATGCGCTACTACACCACGCCCAGCGTGCGGGAGGCGCGGGTTTCGGTATTTTGGTCCCTGTTCTTCATCTGCCTGCTCTATCTCACCGCACCGGCCCTGGCCGTGCTGGTGAAGTATGAAGTGTACGCCAACCTGGTGGGCTCGGCCTTCGCCGATCTGCCCCGGTGGGTGTCCCTGTGGCAGGCGGTGGACCCGACCTTGCTGTTCCTGTCGGATGTAAACGGCGACGGCATCATCCAGCGGGCCGAGATCGCCATCCACGGCGACATCGTGGTGCTGGCAACCCCCGAGATCGCCGGGCTGCCCTACGTGATCTCCGGCCTGGTGGCGGCGGGGGGGCTCGCGGCGGCGCTCTCCACCGCGGACGGCCTGCTGCTCACCATCGCCAACGCGCTCTCCCACGACGTGTATTACAAGATGATCGACCCGAATGCGCCCACCTCCCGGCGCCTGACGGTGGCCAAGACCTTGCTCTTGGTCGTGGCCCTGCTCGCTGCCTACGTGGCGGCGCAAAAGCCGGCCGACATTTTGTTCCTGGTGTCGGCGGCCTTCTCCTTCGCCGCCTCCGCCTTCTTCCCGGCACTCGTCCTCGGCGTGTTCTGGAAGAAGGCGAGCAAGCTCGGGGCGATCCTGGGCATGGTGATCGGCTTAGGGGTGTGCTTCTACTACATGGCCACCACTCAGCCGTGGCTACGGGGAGTGTTCGGCGTCACCGGTCCAATTTCGGACTACATGTGGTTCGGCATCCAACCCATCTCCGCCGGCATTTTCGGCATCCCGGCAGGGTTTATCGGTGTCATCATCGGAAGCCTGATCGCCCCCAACACCAACAAGGAGGTGATCGAGCTGGTGGACCATGTGCGTTACCCGAGCCTGGCCGGCGACATCGACACCCGGGCCACGTGATTGTTCAGGGGTGACGGATCGGGTAGGAGGCGGGGTCACCCCCGCCGTCCTCCCACACCACCGGACGTGCGGTTCCGCATCCGGCGGTTCATGTTGAACACTGGAAGCGCCGGTGGGTATCCACCAGCGACACCAGCCCCATGCGGTCGAAGAAGGACTTCGTGAAGGCGTGGTTCATGTGGCTGGCCCCGGCGTTCCACCAGGCGCCGCGCCCGTTGGTCGCCGAGCGCCACGCACGCTCCTCGGTCAGCCCCTGCTTCATCAGCATCCTGGCTCGGGCGTAGGGGCGCTTGGCTCGGCGCCACAGTCGGCTCCTGAGCTTGCGTCTGATCCACCCGTCCAGTTCCTGCCACACGTCCTTGACCTGGGCACACTTGAAGTAGCTCACCCAGCCGCGCAGCAGCGGGTTCAGCGCTTCGATGGTGGCTTGCAGGCTTTGCCCGCGGCTGCCGCGCAGCACGTCCTTGACGCGCTGTCGCAGCCTTTGCACGCTGCCCGCAGCCACCTTCAGCCGCGCCTTGTCCGCGCCGATCAACCCATAGCCGAGGAAGTCTCGCGTGCTCGCACGCGCCACCGCGCTCTTGGCCGGGTTGATCTGCAGCTTGAGTCGGCTGCCCAGGAAGTGCCCGATCGCCGCGAACGCCCGCTGCGCGGCCTTCGCCGTGCGAAGGTACACGTTGGCATCGTCCGCGTAGCGCACGAAGGCATGCCCTCGGCGCTGCAGTTCCCGGTCCAGATCTTCCAGCACGATGTTGCTCAGCAGCGGCGACAGCGGCCCGCCTTGCGGCGTACCCTCCTGCCGTTGCTGCACCAGCCCCTCGCGCATCAGTCCCGCCTCCAGGAACCGCCGGATCAGCTTCAGCACCCGCTCGTCCTTGACCTTGCGCGCCACCCGTGCCATCAGCGCATCGTGGTTCACACGATCGAAGAACTTTGCGATGTCGATGTCCACGACCCAGCCCCGGCCGCTGCGCACATGGTCTCGGGCCGCTTGCACGGCCTGCTGGGCGCTGCGTCCGGGCCTGAAGCCGTAGCTCGACTGGCTGAAGCCCGCATCGAAGATCGGTTGCAGGATTTGTAGCAGCGCCTGCTGGATCAGCCGGTCCACCACGCTGGGCACGCCCAGTGTCCTCACCCCACCGTCAGGCTTGGGGATGTCCACTGCGCGCACCTCGCGCGGCAGATAGCTGCCGCCCAGCAGCGCTGCCTTCACTGTCGGCCAATGCGCTTGCAACCACGCCTTCAGGTCTTGCACCCGCAGGCCGTCCGGCCCCGGCGCTCCCTTGTTGCGCAGCACCCGCTCGTAGGCCGCCCACATGTTGCCGCGTTCGACCACCTGCTCCATGAGCGCTTCGGCGGCCGCTTCCGCTTTCGTTCGCCCCGCTGTCGCCGTGGACGGCTCGGCACCGCCGCCGGCTCCGGTCGGGTTCCGCCCGCCTCGGCCAGCACCGGCCGCGCCCGGGGTGTCGGCCCCGGTGCGCCCTTGCGCTTCGTCGTCGTCCATCGAGAGCATCGGTCCTACTCACGGTCCTTCATGTTCGGCCCTTCGGTGCGCGGCGCACCTACTATGGCTTCTGCTGACTTCTGACCCGCCATCCCGCCGCCTCTCGACGCCGGTAGCCCTCTTCAGGCAGCGAGCCAGATCTCCCCGGGTATTGCGCACCCACCTTCACGCTTATGCCTGTCGGATATACGCCGTGTCCTTCCGTGCAAGTACCGGGCTTCGACGATATTGGCCGCCTTACCCGGACACGTCGCCTCGTATCCGCTTGCCTCGCCGTCAGGCCAGCGCTTTGCCTTCGGCTTCCTTCAGATTCGCAGTCGCCCACGACACCCTTGCCGTTCGGCTAACGGTTCCCCTTGCCGGGCCCGTAGAGGACTTCCACCTCCAAGTAGGTGCGCCCTGCCGGGCGCACCAAAAAGAAAGGCCCGCGCGAGCGGGCCTTTTTTATCTCCCGCCTTTGGGCTGAGTTTTATACCTTCAGGTCTTTCACCAGGTGCGCGAGATCGGCACGCTGGGCATCCCGGATGAGCTGACGGGTCATGATCGGATCGAAGCGGAACAAGTGATGCACCACCTCCTTGACCTTGTCGGGGTTGCGGGTGTGATGGTAAGCCATGCCTAGGGCGTACCAGGCGTGGGGGTTCATCGGCTGGAGTTCGGCGGCTTGCTGGAATGCGCTGACCGCTTCTTCGTGCCGACCCAGCGTCGCATAGCACATGCCCATGCCGTACCAGGCGCGGTCCAGCTTGGGGTTTAGCCTCACTGCGGCCTGGAAGGCCTCGATGGCCGGCTCGATGCGGCGCAGCTTCTCGCGCACGAACCCGAGATCGAAGAGCAGATGGGCGTTTTTCGGGGCGAGGCGGACTGCTTCCTCGAAATAGCCGAGAGCCTCCTCGTACCGGTCACGCCGGGCAAGCAGATAACCGAGGGCGCTTACCACCTTCACCGAGCGTGGACCATGCTGCAACGCGACCCGGTACTCCCGCTCCGCCTGATCGTGGCGGCGCAACCACTCGAACATGCGCGCCCGCAGGTAATAACGCAGGGTGTCGAAATCCATGTTGCCCATCGGCGCGGACCGCTCAAAACATCGTATTTTCCCTGTTGGATTTAACCCTCGCAAGCCGGCGCAGTGGCACGCCCGGGACAAGGGTCTGGCCCTACTGGACCTTATGCTATCCTTTCTTCTTTCTTCTTCGGATGCTCCATGCTTCAGTTCATTTCCATCGTCAAGCTGCTGTGCGAAATCGTCGGCTTGTCGCTCATCGGTCAGGGAATCCTGTACGTACTGGCAGGAGCCAATCGCGAGAAGAACTTTCCCTACCTCATCCTGCGCACCGTCACCTCCCCCGTCACCAAGGCGCTCCGGTGGGTGACCCCCCGCTTTGTGCTGGACCAGCATTTGGGACTTCTCGCGTTTCTTATCGTCTTCCTGGTCTGGTTCTGGGCCGGACAGCAAAAGCTCAAGCTGTGTCTGACCGAGTATTCGACCCACCCCGCCTGCACGGCCATGCTGCAAAAGTACGAAGAGCGCCTCCAACGTTCGGGACAATGACGCATTGGGCCTTTGACAGGAAGGCCGTTCTCCCTTATGTTTGCGGCCTTGGCCCGGGCGCCGAAGCTTCAAACGGCCACGGAGAGGTGACCGAGCGGTCGAAGGTGCACGACTGGAAATCGTGTGTACGGTCAAAAGCCGTACCGCGGGTTCGAATCCCGCCCTCTCCGCCATCACAGCTAGTTAAATCAATCACTTAGCGCGTTCTGCGTAGTTCTTTCCCCCTTTCGTCCCCCCTTTTGGCATCAAGTTCAGGGGTGTTTGGCGGTGTCCGAGGCCGTGCCAAGCATGGCATGATGCACTCCGATAGCGTGCAGTCCGGTGATATCCCGCCCAGGCACAACGTGACCGATGGCGGGCGCGGCGCGAGATGCGCCGCATGACGATGGGATAGCGATGGCGTGGCGCGGTGCCCATCGTCAGCCGATGACGACGAGGTAACACTCCCGCGTGCGCCGAGGGCTATCACGGCGAGCGTAGTGCGTGCGTTTGCGCCGACGTTGCGCTGGAGTGCTACATGACAAAGCTGCTCACCGCAAGGGATGTATGCGACCTTTGCCGCATTTCCCGCTCCCGCCTCTACTATCTTGTCAAAGCCGGACAGTTCCCGGCAGGAGTTCTCATTTCGCGCAACTCACGTAGATGGACGGCCGACCAGGTTGAGGCCTGGATCGCAGCAAAAATCGCTGCTGCTGATGTCGCCGACAAAACTTTTGGCGAATCTGCTCGCGCGTCCTCCCGCCGCGCGGTGGAAGCCAGGCTTGCTCGCCGTTCTCAAGGCTGAGGGGGTGCGCTATGTTTGAAAAGAAAAGCCGCCCGGAGGCGGCTACAACAAGGCAAGGTGTGCCCCAATTCTATCACGCGGAGGTTGCAGAGCACTTCAAGCAGGCTATGCGCCAGGCTGGCATTGAGCCGCCGCCAGAGATCATCGCCGATGGGAAAATCCATCGGTTTTCCGCCAACGGCCGTCGTGGTGACGATGCCGGTTGGTTTGTTCTCTATGCTGATGGCATTCCAGCCGGTGCTTTCGGTGACTGGAGGTCAGGAATCACCGGGACGTGGCGGGCCGACCTGGGCCGCCGCCTGAGTTTTGGGGAAGAGGCCGAGGTTAAAAGACGCATCGAGCAGGCCCGACGCCTGGCCGAGGAAGAGCGCCGACGCCGGGCAGAGCAAGCCGCCGCGCTGGCCGCCGCCGTGTGGAAGGATGCCCGGCCTGCCGGTGTTGACCACCCATACTTGGTCAAGAAAGGCGTGCGCCCGGTGCCGACGCTGCGAGAACTCGATGCCGCAGACATTGCCCGGCGGCTTGGATACACGCCGCAAGCGCGCGGTGAGGCTTTGCAAGGTCGAGTGTTGCTCGCCCCTGTCCGGGTGAACGGCAAGCTGGCAACGTTGGAGATGATCGACGAGGTTGGCCGCAAGTCCGCGCTGGCCGGCGGAGCCAAGCGTGGTGGCTACTGGGCGACCGGCCCCTTGCCTGACAAGGGCCGCGTTGTGCTGTGCGAAGGCGTTGCAACCGCCTTGAGCATCGCCGAGACCTTGGGCGAGCCGGTGGCCGCCGCCTTGAGCGTGGGCAACCTGCAAGCCGCCGGAGAAGCCATCCGCGCCGCCAAGCCTGGCATTGAGCTTGTCTTGGCCGCCGATCTGGACAAGGCAACGGGCAAGCCCCACCCAGAAGCCGTCAAGGCTGCCGAAGCGCTGCGCTGCCCGCTTGCCGCCCCGAACTTCGGCCCCAATCGCGCCCAGGAGCAAACGGACTTCAACGATTTGCACATCGCGCGTGGATTGGATGCCGTGCGCGAGTCATTCGCCTTGGCGCAGGGGCCTGCCGTCAAACTGCTGAATGCCTCCGAGGTGACGCCGGAGCCTGTGACGTGGTTTTGGCAGGGTTGGATTGCCAAGGGCAAGCTTCACGTCCTTGCTGGGAAACCCGGCACGGGCAAAACGACGCTGGCGCTGGCGCTGGCCGCCATTGCGACGAAGGGGGGCACGTGGCCAGATGGCACGCGCTGCCATGCGGCTGATGACGTCATCATCTGGTCTGGCGAGGACGATCCGGCGGATACCATCGTTCCCCGCCTGATGGCCGCCGGTGCCGACCTGAAGCGGGTGCACTTCGTGACCGACGTGACCGGCGCGAACGGCGAACCACGGCCATTTGATCCCGCTTTCGACGTGCCGCTGCTCGCCCGGCAACTGGAACGCATCCGCCCGGCGCTGCTGATCCTCGACCCGATTGTGTCCGCCGTGGCTGGTGACGCCCACAAAGGTAACGAGGTGCGCCGAGCTTTGCAGCCCCTTGTGGACGTCGCCGCCCGCGTGGGCTGCGCCGTGGTGGGCATCACGCACTTGAGCAAGGGCACAAATGGCCGCGATCCGATCGAACGGGTAACGGGGAGCATCGCATTCGCGGCGCTGGCCCGCGTGGTGATGCTCGCCGTCAAGAACGAATTCCAAGACACCGACACGCCGCCCCGGCTGCTGGTGCGCAGCAAGTCCAACATTGGGCCGGACGAAGGCGGCATCGGCTATGACCTTGAGCGCGTCGAGGCGACTGTGGGTGTCTGGACGAGCCGCATTCGGTGGTTTGGCGCTGTGGAAGGCAATGCCCGCGTTTTACTCGCCAGGGCCGAAACGGTGCCGGAAGAGGAAAGCGACAGCGAACTCGAAGACGCCAAGGAATTTCTTGCGTCCCTGCTCGCTGATGGGCCAGTGGCAACGAAGATCATTCAGGCCGAAGCGAACGGAGCCGGGTATTCGTGGGCGACTGTTCGTCGTGCGCAAAAGGCTTTGGGGGTTGAGGCCGTCCGAACCGGCGGACTTGGCAAGTCCGGTTCTTGGTGCTGGCGCTTGCCTAAGATGCTCAACGATCCCCTAAGATGCTCACACTCTGAGAGTGAGCATCTTAGGTAAAGAGGCTGCCGACACCGACGGTGAGGAGGTGCTATGACCCCAGCCGACATCCTCACCCAGGCAACAGCCGCCGGGCTGACCCTTTGGCCGGAGGGTGCCGACACCATGCACGTCAAAGGCCCTGCTGACGTCCGCGCCCGGTGGGTGCCCCTGCTCAAGGCGCACAAGCCCGAAATCCTTCGCCTACTGTCCACGGCCCCGGACTGGGAGTTGGCTATCCGCCGCTGGCTCGCGGCAATAGGCGAGGACGACCCGGAACCAGTGCTGGAGCGCTGCCGGAGGGACCCCGAGGCCCGGGCCTACTTCCTCTCCCACGCCAGGCGATGGCTTCGGTATCAGAGGGTGAGCGAATGGCTTTCCAGAAACGGCGATCTGCGCCTCGCTGTTGTCGTGGAAGACGCGGGTGACAAGTTCATTGCCACTGTTGGCGTCCGCGGCAAAGGCATCGTCGATCTAGCGATCGATAGGCATCGCTACGACGGAATCAAGTTAATGGAGCTGGTGGAGCGGTATGGCGGTGCCTGGCCTAAGATGGAGGCCGCGGCATGATCTTCTTGGGAATCGATCCTGGACTTCATGGTGCGCTGGCATGGATCGCCGACACGGGCGAGGTGATCGACGTGGCCGACGTGCCCTTGCTGGACGAAGGCCCCAGAAAGAAGAGCATCGACGCGGCGGCTTTGTTAGCGCTGGTCAAAAGGCACGAGGCACACATGGCCGTCATCGAGACCGTTCACGCAAGACCGACGGACAGCAAGGTGGCCGCCTTCACCTTCGGCAGAAACCTGGGCGCACTGGAAGCAATCATCATGGCCGCCGGGCTGCCGCTGCACCGGGTCGCCCCAATTACCTGGAGAAGATGGGCTGGCTTAGCTCCTGGCGCACCCAAGGAAGCGAGCATCGCCGTGGCCTTGAGGCTTGCGCCTTCTGCGAGACCTTTCTTGAGTCGGCATGATCGTGCCGATGCTGTGCTGATTG
It contains:
- a CDS encoding response regulator transcription factor; protein product: MRILVVEDDAVLGEAIEFALKISNYAVDRVGTGATADQVLKRHTFDLVILDLGLPTVDGFEVLRRLRARLNATPVLVLSARDAPDDKARVLDLGADDYLAKPFSVNEFLARVRALLRRSQYGPAPRVLREGVSYDAVTRTLQVNGRVLPLSPREIGVFEVLLQHFGRVVSKEQLLERLYGFDDSVTFNAIEVYVHRLRKKLENTGITVRTFHGRGYQLDHGHPH
- a CDS encoding DUF4212 domain-containing protein codes for the protein MQLTEKHREYWRKNLRITGILLFIWFVVTYVIGWFAKELASITILGFPFPFYMGAQGSLIIYVLIIWYYARYMNKLDQEYGVAEGEE
- a CDS encoding VC_2705 family sodium/solute symporter, with the translated sequence MAISSQAQFNQALKKYYSFYTGGFIAFIIALAILEALGVPNRVIGYIFLFATIALYAGIGIMSRTADVAEYYVAGRRVPAFFNGMATGADWMSAASFIGMAGSLYLLGYDGLAFIMGWTGGYVLVALFIAPYLRKFGQFTIPDFLGARYGGHVPRLIGVFAAILCSFTYVVAQVMGVGIITSRFTGLEFGIGVFVGLAGILVCSFLGGMRAVTWTQVAQYIILIIAYLIPPIWLAAKQTGVPAPWVVYGYQLQKVTQLEDKILADPKENEVRDIFKQKSEAAKAALKDPAKAYADGKAALEKRLADLKAANAPAEEIVKAEEALKKYPGTLEAAVEQWKKDEKLAARAAPLKRHTEIFAGKDEQETSLKRRNFLALILCLMVGTAALPHILMRYYTTPSVREARVSVFWSLFFICLLYLTAPALAVLVKYEVYANLVGSAFADLPRWVSLWQAVDPTLLFLSDVNGDGIIQRAEIAIHGDIVVLATPEIAGLPYVISGLVAAGGLAAALSTADGLLLTIANALSHDVYYKMIDPNAPTSRRLTVAKTLLLVVALLAAYVAAQKPADILFLVSAAFSFAASAFFPALVLGVFWKKASKLGAILGMVIGLGVCFYYMATTQPWLRGVFGVTGPISDYMWFGIQPISAGIFGIPAGFIGVIIGSLIAPNTNKEVIELVDHVRYPSLAGDIDTRAT
- the ltrA gene encoding group II intron reverse transcriptase/maturase, which codes for MDDDEAQGRTGADTPGAAGAGRGGRNPTGAGGGAEPSTATAGRTKAEAAAEALMEQVVERGNMWAAYERVLRNKGAPGPDGLRVQDLKAWLQAHWPTVKAALLGGSYLPREVRAVDIPKPDGGVRTLGVPSVVDRLIQQALLQILQPIFDAGFSQSSYGFRPGRSAQQAVQAARDHVRSGRGWVVDIDIAKFFDRVNHDALMARVARKVKDERVLKLIRRFLEAGLMREGLVQQRQEGTPQGGPLSPLLSNIVLEDLDRELQRRGHAFVRYADDANVYLRTAKAAQRAFAAIGHFLGSRLKLQINPAKSAVARASTRDFLGYGLIGADKARLKVAAGSVQRLRQRVKDVLRGSRGQSLQATIEALNPLLRGWVSYFKCAQVKDVWQELDGWIRRKLRSRLWRRAKRPYARARMLMKQGLTEERAWRSATNGRGAWWNAGASHMNHAFTKSFFDRMGLVSLVDTHRRFQCST
- a CDS encoding tetratricopeptide repeat protein — encoded protein: MDFDTLRYYLRARMFEWLRRHDQAEREYRVALQHGPRSVKVVSALGYLLARRDRYEEALGYFEEAVRLAPKNAHLLFDLGFVREKLRRIEPAIEAFQAAVRLNPKLDRAWYGMGMCYATLGRHEEAVSAFQQAAELQPMNPHAWYALGMAYHHTRNPDKVKEVVHHLFRFDPIMTRQLIRDAQRADLAHLVKDLKV
- a CDS encoding helix-turn-helix transcriptional regulator, translating into MTKLLTARDVCDLCRISRSRLYYLVKAGQFPAGVLISRNSRRWTADQVEAWIAAKIAAADVADKTFGESARASSRRAVEARLARRSQG
- a CDS encoding AAA family ATPase translates to MFEKKSRPEAATTRQGVPQFYHAEVAEHFKQAMRQAGIEPPPEIIADGKIHRFSANGRRGDDAGWFVLYADGIPAGAFGDWRSGITGTWRADLGRRLSFGEEAEVKRRIEQARRLAEEERRRRAEQAAALAAAVWKDARPAGVDHPYLVKKGVRPVPTLRELDAADIARRLGYTPQARGEALQGRVLLAPVRVNGKLATLEMIDEVGRKSALAGGAKRGGYWATGPLPDKGRVVLCEGVATALSIAETLGEPVAAALSVGNLQAAGEAIRAAKPGIELVLAADLDKATGKPHPEAVKAAEALRCPLAAPNFGPNRAQEQTDFNDLHIARGLDAVRESFALAQGPAVKLLNASEVTPEPVTWFWQGWIAKGKLHVLAGKPGTGKTTLALALAAIATKGGTWPDGTRCHAADDVIIWSGEDDPADTIVPRLMAAGADLKRVHFVTDVTGANGEPRPFDPAFDVPLLARQLERIRPALLILDPIVSAVAGDAHKGNEVRRALQPLVDVAARVGCAVVGITHLSKGTNGRDPIERVTGSIAFAALARVVMLAVKNEFQDTDTPPRLLVRSKSNIGPDEGGIGYDLERVEATVGVWTSRIRWFGAVEGNARVLLARAETVPEEESDSELEDAKEFLASLLADGPVATKIIQAEANGAGYSWATVRRAQKALGVEAVRTGGLGKSGSWCWRLPKMLNDPLRCSHSESEHLR